From Ananas comosus cultivar F153 linkage group 8, ASM154086v1, whole genome shotgun sequence, one genomic window encodes:
- the LOC109714714 gene encoding uncharacterized protein LOC109714714 isoform X2 — protein sequence MATTTTTISTTFHGPKLCASRRSRFSGAAILTPPAVSSLRISSVRTRRLYRLVCMATSAAGSPHTGSDENPYEVLGVSPIAGFDMMKAAYTRRRKDAERRGDEEYAAKLERAYDKIMMMQLHNRKKGVTFGSFQVSKDIKYADKQPIVPWGPRYSKSSLKDMRINMAISAVFTVWIFIKRSAEWKPLQFLAFAFFYRIFEKLKSFEPATSPTLNEYGEDEGRGLRMGKRLLRSLALVFGCIAVSSLGYTGILNLIEFLGLYIPLFLYNNQELIVTTATSILLYIMASYYR from the exons ATggcgacgacgacaacgacgattTCCACTACCTTCCATGGCCCCAAGCTTTGCGCTTCTCGGAGAAGCCGCTTCTCCGGCGCCGCGATTCTCACCCCTCCCGCCGTCTCCTCATTGAG GATTTCTAGTGTGCGGACGCGTAGGTTGTATCGGTTGGTTTGTATGGCCACATCTGCTGCGGGGAGTCCGCATACGGGCAGTGATGAGAACCCTTACGAG GTTCTCGGTGTGAGCCCGATAGCCGGATTCGATATGATGAAGGCGGCGTACACGAGAAGGCGCAAGGATGCGGAGAGGAGAGGCGATGAGGAATATGCGGCCAAA CTGGAGAGGGCTTATGACAAGATCATGATGATGCAGTTGCATAATCGGAAAAAGGGAGTTACGTTTGGGTCGTTTCAG GTGTCAAAGGATATTAAGTATGCTGATAAACAGCCAATAGTTCCATGGGGACCAAG GTACTCCAAGTCTAGCTTAAAGGACATGCGCATCAATATGGCAATATCAGCAGTTTTt ACTGTTTGGATATTCATAAAACGCAGTGCTGAGTGGAAGCCCTTGCAGTTTCTTGCTTTCGCCTTTTTCTACAGAATATTTGAGAAGTTGAAGTCTTTTGAGCCAGCAACATCCCCCACGCTAAAT GAGTATGGCGAAGATGAAGGTCGGGGATTGCGCATGGGAAAGCGATTACTTCGTTCTCTGGCATTGGTTTTTGGCTGTATAGCTGTTTCATCCTTG GGTTATACAGGAATACTGAACCTGATTGAGTTCCTCGGCCTGTATATTCCtttatttctatataataaCCAG GAGCTGATTGTTACCACGGCAACATCAATCCTTTTGTACATCATGGCTTCGTACTAccgatga
- the LOC109714714 gene encoding uncharacterized protein LOC109714714 isoform X1: MATTTTTISTTFHGPKLCASRRSRFSGAAILTPPAVSSLRFLLKFDVRRISSVRTRRLYRLVCMATSAAGSPHTGSDENPYEVLGVSPIAGFDMMKAAYTRRRKDAERRGDEEYAAKLERAYDKIMMMQLHNRKKGVTFGSFQVSKDIKYADKQPIVPWGPRYSKSSLKDMRINMAISAVFTVWIFIKRSAEWKPLQFLAFAFFYRIFEKLKSFEPATSPTLNEYGEDEGRGLRMGKRLLRSLALVFGCIAVSSLGYTGILNLIEFLGLYIPLFLYNNQELIVTTATSILLYIMASYYR, from the exons ATggcgacgacgacaacgacgattTCCACTACCTTCCATGGCCCCAAGCTTTGCGCTTCTCGGAGAAGCCGCTTCTCCGGCGCCGCGATTCTCACCCCTCCCGCCGTCTCCTCATTGAG GTTCCTGCTTAAATTTGATGTACGTAGGATTTCTAGTGTGCGGACGCGTAGGTTGTATCGGTTGGTTTGTATGGCCACATCTGCTGCGGGGAGTCCGCATACGGGCAGTGATGAGAACCCTTACGAG GTTCTCGGTGTGAGCCCGATAGCCGGATTCGATATGATGAAGGCGGCGTACACGAGAAGGCGCAAGGATGCGGAGAGGAGAGGCGATGAGGAATATGCGGCCAAA CTGGAGAGGGCTTATGACAAGATCATGATGATGCAGTTGCATAATCGGAAAAAGGGAGTTACGTTTGGGTCGTTTCAG GTGTCAAAGGATATTAAGTATGCTGATAAACAGCCAATAGTTCCATGGGGACCAAG GTACTCCAAGTCTAGCTTAAAGGACATGCGCATCAATATGGCAATATCAGCAGTTTTt ACTGTTTGGATATTCATAAAACGCAGTGCTGAGTGGAAGCCCTTGCAGTTTCTTGCTTTCGCCTTTTTCTACAGAATATTTGAGAAGTTGAAGTCTTTTGAGCCAGCAACATCCCCCACGCTAAAT GAGTATGGCGAAGATGAAGGTCGGGGATTGCGCATGGGAAAGCGATTACTTCGTTCTCTGGCATTGGTTTTTGGCTGTATAGCTGTTTCATCCTTG GGTTATACAGGAATACTGAACCTGATTGAGTTCCTCGGCCTGTATATTCCtttatttctatataataaCCAG GAGCTGATTGTTACCACGGCAACATCAATCCTTTTGTACATCATGGCTTCGTACTAccgatga
- the LOC109713740 gene encoding uncharacterized protein LOC109713740 codes for MADLSSRGNPDRDAEQALIALKKGSQIIKYSRKGKPKVRPFRLSADETTLIWFSHKKEKSIKLASVSKIIPGQRTAVFKRFLRPEKDYLSFSLIYKNGERSLDLICKDQREAEAWFAGLKSLITPGQGRNSRTNGQSDGLAFSDDGGSVRNARAYGAGLDIYSSVPSFNSGRSDVGSDRANMQLRASAGGDGSRLSVSSAPSSSSQGSGPDDVESLGDVYVWGEVWSDGISADGRSNAPCTKIDILLPKPLESSVVLDVHQIACGSRHAALVTRQGEVFTWGEEIGGRLGHGTDLDVTRPKLVESLAVSNVDYVACGEFHTCAITASGDVYTWGDGAYNAGLLGHSSNVSHWIPKRVSGALEGLQVLSIACGMWHSALATSNGKVFTFGDGTFGVLGHGDRASVAYPKEVESLSGFRTLKVACGVWHTAAIVEVNQTGVNVVSRKLFTWGDGDKHRLGHGDKEARLIPTCVPSLIDYNFHQLACGQTITVGLTTSGHVFTMGSTNYGQLGNPQSDGKVPCLVQDRLVGELIEEISCGSNHVAVLTSRSEVYTWGRGANGRLGHGDVEDRKTPTLVEALKDRHVKSISCGSNFTACICIHKWVSSAEQSVCSGCRQAFGFTRKRHNCYNCGLVHCHACSSRKVLKAALAPTPGKPHRVCDSCYMKLKASEASSAAAANKRNIITRRSIDTRERLDRPEVRTSRLLLSPSTEPVRYVEVRSVKNEMKTDSLSLIRASQVPSLLQLKDIAFPSSLSALQTALRPIVTSTPAPANNNIPPSPYPRRPSPPPNATPMYSKSVIDSLKKTNELLNQEVLKLQTQVKSLRHKSEIQDEALQKCERKANKAASLAAEESAKCNAAVGLVKSFESQLKDVAEKLPPEFGNSVKALQIQAESLLKDYKSRASEISPSLPVDSSENDHPRLSNDGAIDISERAINNGDESVLLQNSADTAQQNAENSSKVPIDFAPKYGSQGEVQLIEQFEPGVYVTLIQLRDGTKVFKRVRFSKRRFVEQQAEEWWKENQERVLKKYNYPLHQAAPAPPTIAPPAAEEETASSET; via the exons ATGGCAGATTTATCTAGTCGTGGGAATCCTGATCGTGACGCCGAGCAG GCCCTTATTGCTTTGAAGAAAGGTAGCCAAATAATCAAATACAGTCGGAAAGGAAAACCAAAAGTCCGCCCTTTCAGACTTTCTGCT GACGAAACAACTCTAATTTGGTTCtctcataaaaaagaaaagagcatCAAATTAGCCTCTGTCTCAAAAATCATTCCTGGACAGAGAACT GCTGTTTTCAAGAGGTTCTTACGTCCCGAGAAAGATTATTTGTCATTTTCCCTTATCTACAAGAACGGTGAACGGTCCCTCGATCTG ATTTGCAAAGATCAAAGAGAAGCGGAGGCGTGGTTTGCAGGCCTCAAGTCTCTCATCACTCCAGGTCAAGGCAGAAATTCGCGGACCAACGGACAAAGTGATGGGCTAGCATTTTCCGAT GATGGTGGTTCTGTTCGAAATGCTCGCGCCTATGGTGCAGGACTAGACATTTACTCTAGCGTGCCTTCCTTCAATTCCGGTAGATCAGATGTGGGTTCCGACCGCGCAAATATGCAACTAAGAGCAAGTGCGGGAGGCGATGGCAGTCGGCTTAGCGTTTCCAGTGCTCCGAGTTCCTCAAGCCAAGGCTCCGGGCCCGACGACGTCGAATCGTTGGGCGACGTTTACGTCTGGGGAGAAGTATGGAGCGACGGCATCTCAGCAGACGGACGCTCAAACGCCCCTTGCACGAAAATCGATATCCTGCTTCCGAAGCCCTTAGAGTCGAGTGTCGTCTTGGATGTCCATCAAATTGCGTGCGGCTCTCGACATGCAGCTTTAGTTACTAGACAAGGGGAAGTGTTCACTTGGGGTGAGGAAATCGGTGGGAGGCTCGGCCATGGAACAGACCTGGATGTGACTCGACCTAAGCTCGTCGAATCTTTAGCGGTGTCCAATGTCGATTACGTCGCATGCGGCGAGTTCCACACGTGTGCGATAACTGCTTCCGGTGATGTGTATACCTGGGGGGATGGTGCATACAATGCCGGGCTTCTCGGCCACAGTAGTAATGTCAGCCACTGGATTCCTAAGAGAGTTTCTGGCGCTTTAGAAGGCCTTCAAGTTTTGTCTATCGCCTGCGGCATGTGGCATTCGGCACTGGCCACTTCAAACGGAAAGGTGTTCACTTTCGGTGACGGAACCTTTGGCGTTCTGGGTCACGGCGATCGCGCGAGTGTCGCATACCCGAAAGAAGTAGAGTCGTTAAGTGGATTTAGAACACTGAAAGTTGCGTGCGGAGTATGGCATACCGCGGCGATTGTCGAGGTAAATCAGACGGGTGTGAATGTTGTTTCTAGGAAGTTATTTACTTGGGGAGATGGCGATAAGCATCGGTTAGGGCATGGGGATAAAGAGGCAAGGTTAATCCCTACTTGTGTCCCCTCGCTTATCGACTATAACTTTCATCAGCTGGCCTGTGGGCAAACTATTACTGTCGGCCTTACTACATCCGGGCATGTTTTCACGATGGGTAGTACTAACTATGGCCAACTGGGGAATCCACAGTCGGACGGTAAAGTCCCCTGCTTGGTTCAAGATAGACTAGTGGGCGAATTAATCGAAGAGATCTCATGCGGATCTAACCACGTCGCTGTTTTGACCTCACGAAGTGAAGTATATACATGGGGTCGAGGCGCTAATGGTCGTTTGGGACACGGTGATGTTGAAGATCGAAAAACTCCCACTTTAGTCGAAGCCCTAAAAGATAGACATGTGAAGAGCATTTCATGCGGATCGAATTTCACGGCATGCATTTGCATTCATAAGTGGGTTTCCAGCGCAGAGCAATCGGTATGCTCGGGGTGTCGGCAAGCATTTGGGTTTACTAGAAAGAGGCATAACTGCTATAATTGTGGATTGGTTCATTGCCATGCTTGTAGCTCGAGAAAAGTATTGAAGGCCGCTCTGGCCCCGACCCCTGGCAAACCGCATCGAGTGTGCGATTCGTGCTACATGAAACTTAAAGCATCGGAAGCGAGTAGTGCTGCTGCGgctaataaaagaaatattatcACTCGCCGATCGATCGATACACGGGAGAGGTTAGATAGGCCAGAAGTAAGGACTTCGAGGCTACTATTGTCTCCTTCGACAGAACCCGTCAGGTACGTTGAGGTGAGATCGGTGAAGAATGAGATGAAAACAGATTCTCTTTCTTTGATCCGAGCATCTCAGGTTCCTTCTTTGCTGCAACTCAAAGATATTGCTTTTCCTAGTTCGCTTAGCGCGCTTCAAACTGCTTTAAGACCTATAGTCACATCAACACCTGCACCTGCCAATAATAATATACCTCCTTCTCCATACCCGAGGAGGCCGAGTCCTCCGCCTAATGCAACTCCAATGTACTCTAAAAGTGTCATTGATAGCCTGAAGAAGACCAATGAGCTGTTGAATCAGGAAGTTCTGAAGTTGCAAACTCAG GTGAAAAGTTTAAGACATAAAAGTGAAATTCAAGATGAAGCACTGCAGAAGTGCGAACGGAAGGCTAACAAAGCTGCTTCGCTAGCTGCAGaagaatctgccaagtgcaatGCTGCAGTGGGTCTTGTAAAGTCTTTTGAATCCCAG CTGAAAGATGTGGCAGAGAAACTGCCTCCTGAGTTCGGCAACAGTGTAAAAGCCTTACAAATCCAAGCGGAGTCTCTGCTAAAAGATTATAAGAGCCGCGCTTCGGAAATTTCTCCTTCCTTGCCAGTTGATTCATCAGAAAATGATCATCCTCGCCTTTCAAATGATGGAGCGATTGATATCTCCGAAAGAGCGATAAATAACGGGGATGAGTCAGTGTTATTACAGAATTCTGCTGATACAGCGCAGCAAAATGCAGAAAACAGTTCAAAAGTACCTATAGATTTTGCTCCCAAGTATGGAAGTCAGGGAGAAGTGCAACTGATCGAGCAATTTGAGCCTGGCGTATACGTAACATTGATTCAGCTCCGAGATGGTACTAAAGTTTTCAAGCGGGTCCGATTCAG CAAGAGGAGATTTGTCGAGCAGCAGGCCGAAGAATGGTGGAAGGAAAATCAAGAAAGGGTGTTGAAAAAGTACAACTACCCCCTTCATCAGGCAGCTCCAGCGCCACCCACGATTGCGCCGCCCGCTGCTGAAGAAGAGACTGCGTCATCTGAGACTTAG
- the LOC109713830 gene encoding protein G1-like1, with the protein MDLVPAPPRSADSPGGEEGGGRSSGETEVEVAMAMAIGGGAGRAGASAAAPSRYETQKRRDWNTFGQYLRNHRPPLSLGRCSGAHVLEFLRYLDQFGKTKVHAQPCPFFGQPAPPAPCPCPLRQAWGSLDALVGRLRAAFEEHGGRPDANPFAARAVRLFLHDVRDHQARARGITYNKKKKKNKNNNNNNNNQNNHNHNHIHDHIPTATQPQPQHQQQRQQQQQQQRQHLQQQHQSQPPPPPS; encoded by the coding sequence atGGACTTGgtgccggcgccgccgcggtcGGCCGACAGCCCTGGGGGGGAAGAAGGAGGCGGCCGCAGCAGCGGCGAGACGGAGGTGGAGGTGGCGATGGCGATGGCGATCGGCGGGGGGGCAGGGAGAGCGGgagcgtcggcggcggcgccgagcAGGTACGAGACGCAGAAGCGGCGGGACTGGAACACGTTCGGGCAGTACCTGAGGAACCACCGGCCGCCGCTGAGCCTGGGGCGGTGCAGCGGGGCGCACGTGCTGGAGTTCCTGCGGTACCTGGACCAGTTCGGGAAGACGAAGGTGCACGCGCAGCCCTGCCCCTTCTTCGGCCAGCCGGCGCCCCCCGCGCCCTGCCCCTGCCCGCTGCGCCAGGCCTGGGGCAGCCTCGACGCCCTCGTCGGCCGCCTCCGCGCCGCCTTCGAGGAGCACGGCGGCCGCCCCGACGCCAACCCCTTCGCCGCCCGCGCCGTCCGCCTCTTCCTCCACGACGTCCGCGACCACCAGGCCCGCGCCCGCGGCATCACctacaacaagaagaagaagaagaataagaataataacaataacaataataatcagAACAACCACAACCACAACCACATCCACGACCACATCCCCACCGCcacgcagccgcagccgcagcaccaacaacaacgacaacaacaacaacaacaacaacgacaacacctgcagcagcagcatcagtctcaacctcctccgccgccctcatAA
- the LOC109714714 gene encoding uncharacterized protein LOC109714714 isoform X3 yields the protein MATTTTTISTTFHGPKLCASRRSRFSGAAILTPPAVSSLSVRTRRLYRLVCMATSAAGSPHTGSDENPYEVLGVSPIAGFDMMKAAYTRRRKDAERRGDEEYAAKLERAYDKIMMMQLHNRKKGVTFGSFQVSKDIKYADKQPIVPWGPRYSKSSLKDMRINMAISAVFTVWIFIKRSAEWKPLQFLAFAFFYRIFEKLKSFEPATSPTLNEYGEDEGRGLRMGKRLLRSLALVFGCIAVSSLGYTGILNLIEFLGLYIPLFLYNNQELIVTTATSILLYIMASYYR from the exons ATggcgacgacgacaacgacgattTCCACTACCTTCCATGGCCCCAAGCTTTGCGCTTCTCGGAGAAGCCGCTTCTCCGGCGCCGCGATTCTCACCCCTCCCGCCGTCTCCTCATTGAG TGTGCGGACGCGTAGGTTGTATCGGTTGGTTTGTATGGCCACATCTGCTGCGGGGAGTCCGCATACGGGCAGTGATGAGAACCCTTACGAG GTTCTCGGTGTGAGCCCGATAGCCGGATTCGATATGATGAAGGCGGCGTACACGAGAAGGCGCAAGGATGCGGAGAGGAGAGGCGATGAGGAATATGCGGCCAAA CTGGAGAGGGCTTATGACAAGATCATGATGATGCAGTTGCATAATCGGAAAAAGGGAGTTACGTTTGGGTCGTTTCAG GTGTCAAAGGATATTAAGTATGCTGATAAACAGCCAATAGTTCCATGGGGACCAAG GTACTCCAAGTCTAGCTTAAAGGACATGCGCATCAATATGGCAATATCAGCAGTTTTt ACTGTTTGGATATTCATAAAACGCAGTGCTGAGTGGAAGCCCTTGCAGTTTCTTGCTTTCGCCTTTTTCTACAGAATATTTGAGAAGTTGAAGTCTTTTGAGCCAGCAACATCCCCCACGCTAAAT GAGTATGGCGAAGATGAAGGTCGGGGATTGCGCATGGGAAAGCGATTACTTCGTTCTCTGGCATTGGTTTTTGGCTGTATAGCTGTTTCATCCTTG GGTTATACAGGAATACTGAACCTGATTGAGTTCCTCGGCCTGTATATTCCtttatttctatataataaCCAG GAGCTGATTGTTACCACGGCAACATCAATCCTTTTGTACATCATGGCTTCGTACTAccgatga